A genomic region of Glycine max cultivar Williams 82 chromosome 15, Glycine_max_v4.0, whole genome shotgun sequence contains the following coding sequences:
- the CYP56 gene encoding peptidyl-prolyl cis-trans isomerase CYP59 has translation MSVLIVTSLGDLVVDLHTNKCPLTCKNFLKLCKIKYYNGCLFHTVQKDFTAQTGDPTGTGTGGDSVYKFLYGDQARFFSDEIHIDLKHSKTGTVSMASAGENLNASQFYITLRDDLDYLDGKHTVFGELAEGFETLTRINEAYVDEKGRPYKNIRIKHTYILEDPYDDPSQLSDFIPDASPEGKPKDEVDDEVRLEDDWVPMDEQLNPAELEEVIRSKEAHSRAVVLESIGDIPDAEIKPPDNVLFVCKLNPVTEDEDLHTIFSRFGTVSMAEIIRDQKTGDSLCYAFIEFEDKRSCEQAYFKMDNALIDDRRIHVDFSQSVAKLWSQYRRKDQKGKGGGCFKCGSTDHIAKDCTGEATMKQPQAKYILKDDNVQRGGDSARYEMVFDEDNSQHPRQDVKHQRHDRDDPVERKDHRSRRDQDMIDSNNRDRYGDRSRGHGGNGENKARSERGVIDLDSNADKKDRDRHMGRHGDDDYKRKDEHDSRKRDEDYVYKWKDKRDSRKRDEDDEYREIQTSRYDRRNTDSSHLERRNSRDYRKKPEDSGTQDMKIDSGQRKGSPGDEDYKNGRDHEDYERKMKDEDYRNRKEERVHKSQDIEADDGYKRRREDADYKRRRDDGDYRHRREERGHDRR, from the exons GATTAAGTACTATAACGGGTGTCTATTTCACACTGTTCAAAAGGATTTTACTGCCCAAACTGGCGATCCAACTGGCACGGGAACTGGTGGTGATTCTGTTTACAA GTTTCTTTATGGTGATCAAGCTCGGTTTTTCAGTGATGAAATTCATATTGATCTGAAGCATTCCAAGACTGGAACAGTTTCCATGGCAAGTGCTGGAGAGAATCTGAATGCATCACAG TTTTATATCACTCTGCGTGATGACCTTGATTACCTTGATGGAAAGCACACA GTTTTTGGTGAGCTAGCTGAAGGATTCGAGACTTTAACTAGAATAAATGAGGCTTATGTGGATGAGAAAGGAAGACCCTATAAAAATATAAG AATCAAGCACACATACATCCTGGAGGATCCTTACGATGATCCTTCTCAGCTATCTGATTTCATTCCTGATGCTTCTCCAGAAGGAAAACCTAAAGATGAG GTTGATGATGAAGTGCGACTTGAAGATGATTGGGTTCCCATGGATGAACAATTAAATCCGGCAGAACTTGAGGAGGTTATTAGATCAAAGGAAGCACATTCTAGAGCAGTTGTACTTGAGAGT ATTGGGGATATTCCTGATGCTGAGATTAAGCCTCCAGACAATGTATTGTTTGTCTGTAAATTGAACCCAGTTACTGAG gaTGAGGACTTGCATACAATATTTTCACGCTTTGGAACTGTATCAAT gGCTGAAATCATCCGTGATCAAAAGACCGGTGACAGTTTATGCTATGCTTTCATAG AGTTTGAGGACAAACGGTCATGTGAGCAGGCATATTTTAAG ATGGATAATGCTTTGATTGATGATCGAAGGATACACGTGGATTTTAGTCAAAGTGTGGCAAAACTGTGGTCACAATACAGGCGGAAAGATCAAAAGGGTAAAG GTGGTGGTTGCTTCAAATGTGGTTCTACAGATCATATTGCTAAGGATTGTACGGGAGAGGCTACAATGAAACAACCACAAGCAAAATACATCTTAAAGGATGATAATGTCCAACGTGGTGGAGATAGTGCGAG ATATGAAATGGTGTTTGATGAAGATAATTCACAACATCCAAGGCAAGATgtaaaacaccaaaggcatgaCAGGGATGACCCAGTCGAAAGAAAAGATCATAGAAGCCGCAGAGATCAGGATATGATAGACTCAAACAACAGAGATAGGTATGGTGATAGAAGCAGAGGGCATGGGGGAAATGGTGAGAACAAAGCACGGTCTGAAAGAGGTGTAATAGATTTGGATTCCAATGCTGATAAGAAAGACAGAGATAGGCACATGGGAAGACATGGAGATGATGATTACAAGCGGAAGGATGAGCATGATTCCAGAAAAAGAGACGAAGATTATGTCTACAAGTGGAAAGACAAGCGAGACTCAAGAAAaagagatgaagatgatgagtaTAGAGAAATACAAACTAGTCGATATGATAGGAGAAACACAGATTCTAGCCATTTGGAGAGAAGGAATAGCAGAGATTATAGGAAGAAACCTGAAGACAGTGGAACGCAAGATATGAAGATTGACTCCGGACAAAGAAAAGGAAGTCCAGGTGATGAGGATTACAAAAATGGAAGGGATCATGAGGATTACGAACGTAAAATGAAGGATGAGGATTACAGAAATAGAAAGGAAGAACGTGTGCATAAAAGCCAAGATATTGAAGCGGATGATGGCTACAAACGTAGAAGGGAGGATGCAGATTACAAACGCAGAAGGGATGATGGAGATTACAGACATAGAAGGGAAGAGCGTGGACACGACAGGAGATGA